In Fortiea contorta PCC 7126, one genomic interval encodes:
- a CDS encoding anthranilate synthase translates to MNLDTHCYKTRGGLFVSRSVTKTSIETAIEEVLLRLDSQRGALLKSSYEYPGRYKRWAIGFINPPLELVTREHNFTLTAHNDRGLVLLKYLLEILGNLPQIQKIKFNSNHISGSVEKIEQFFSEEERSKQPSVFSIIREILHTFHSSEDQHLGLYGAFGYDLVFQFEHMPKHLKRAETQRDLVLYLPDELLIVDYYQQSAYCLQYEFVTNNSSTKGLPRSGQIIDYQGKRLTPKKASDHEPGEYEQQVEKALEYFRRGDLFEVVPGQSFFQTCDKPPTELFRKLQQINPSPYGFIFNLGGEYLVGASPEMFVRTEGRRVETCPISGTIKRGQSAIDDAAQILKLLNSSKDEAELTMCTDVDRNDKSRICEPGSVRVIGRRQIELYSHLIHTVDHVEGTLRPEFDALDAFLTHLWAVTVTGAPKRWAMQFIEQHEHSARRWYGGAVGYLTFQGDLNTGLTLRTIQLQDSIAEVRVGATVLYDSIPEAEAQETITKAAALFQTLYQAQHQSSELATSSAPEQQPHTESGKHILLIDHEDSFVHTLANYIRQTGASVKTLRHGFSESVFDTEAPDLVVLSPGPGKPDDFRLQQTITACINRQIPIFGVCLGLQGIVEAFGGELGVLDYPQHGKVSHVSVIATDSVTFQNLPQSFAVGRYHSLFALKESLPKELKITAISDDGVIMGIEHQTLPIFAVQFHPESIMTLAEGIGLAIIKNIVSACTTKKYAAIVAV, encoded by the coding sequence ATGAATTTAGATACCCATTGCTACAAAACCAGAGGCGGACTTTTTGTTTCTCGCTCAGTGACTAAAACTTCCATTGAAACAGCTATCGAAGAGGTCTTATTGCGTCTAGATTCCCAGCGCGGAGCTTTATTAAAAAGTAGCTACGAATATCCTGGAAGGTATAAGAGGTGGGCAATTGGTTTCATCAATCCTCCCCTAGAACTCGTTACCCGCGAACACAACTTCACCCTCACAGCACATAACGACCGAGGCTTGGTGCTGCTGAAATATTTGCTAGAAATTTTGGGCAATTTACCACAAATTCAGAAAATTAAATTCAACTCCAACCATATATCAGGTTCCGTTGAAAAAATAGAGCAATTCTTTTCAGAAGAAGAAAGAAGTAAACAACCATCTGTCTTTAGCATCATCCGAGAAATTCTCCATACTTTCCACAGTTCAGAAGACCAGCATTTAGGACTTTATGGTGCTTTTGGTTATGACCTAGTTTTTCAATTTGAGCACATGCCCAAGCATTTAAAGCGGGCGGAAACTCAACGAGATTTAGTGCTATACTTACCAGATGAATTATTAATTGTTGATTATTATCAGCAAAGCGCATATTGTTTGCAATACGAATTCGTCACCAATAATAGCAGCACCAAGGGTTTACCTCGCAGCGGTCAAATCATAGATTATCAAGGTAAGCGTCTCACTCCTAAAAAAGCTTCTGACCATGAACCAGGAGAATATGAACAACAAGTAGAAAAAGCCTTAGAATACTTCCGTCGCGGCGATTTATTTGAGGTAGTACCCGGTCAAAGTTTCTTTCAAACCTGTGATAAACCTCCCACAGAACTGTTTAGAAAACTACAACAAATTAATCCCAGTCCCTACGGTTTCATCTTCAATTTAGGGGGAGAATATCTAGTAGGTGCTTCTCCAGAAATGTTTGTGAGAACAGAAGGCAGACGTGTAGAAACCTGCCCAATTAGTGGTACTATTAAAAGAGGTCAAAGTGCTATTGACGATGCTGCTCAAATCTTAAAGCTATTAAACTCAAGCAAAGATGAAGCAGAATTGACGATGTGTACCGACGTAGATCGCAACGATAAATCCCGAATTTGTGAACCTGGGTCAGTAAGGGTTATTGGTCGTCGTCAAATCGAATTATATAGCCATTTAATTCATACAGTAGACCACGTTGAAGGCACACTGCGACCTGAGTTTGATGCTTTAGATGCATTCCTCACCCATTTGTGGGCGGTTACAGTTACAGGCGCGCCCAAACGCTGGGCGATGCAGTTTATCGAACAGCATGAGCACAGCGCTAGACGTTGGTACGGGGGCGCGGTTGGCTACTTAACCTTCCAAGGCGACTTGAACACTGGTCTAACTCTCAGAACCATTCAGTTACAAGACTCCATCGCCGAAGTGCGAGTGGGCGCCACAGTTTTATACGACTCAATTCCCGAAGCAGAAGCCCAAGAAACCATCACCAAAGCTGCTGCTCTGTTCCAGACACTCTACCAAGCGCAGCATCAAAGTAGCGAATTAGCCACCAGTTCAGCCCCAGAACAGCAACCTCATACAGAATCTGGAAAGCATATATTACTGATAGACCACGAAGATTCCTTCGTACACACACTAGCAAACTATATCCGTCAAACTGGTGCTAGCGTCAAAACACTACGCCACGGATTTTCGGAATCAGTTTTTGACACAGAAGCTCCAGACCTTGTTGTCTTATCTCCCGGCCCTGGTAAACCTGATGACTTCCGTCTCCAACAGACAATTACAGCTTGTATCAACCGACAAATTCCTATATTTGGTGTTTGTTTGGGATTACAGGGTATTGTCGAAGCTTTCGGCGGTGAACTAGGAGTTCTTGATTATCCCCAGCATGGTAAAGTATCTCACGTTTCTGTGATAGCCACTGATTCTGTAACTTTCCAAAACTTACCACAATCATTTGCCGTTGGTAGATATCACTCTTTATTTGCTCTAAAAGAAAGCTTACCCAAAGAACTAAAAATTACTGCTATTTCCGATGATGGAGTAATTATGGGAATCGAGCATCAAACACTGCCAATTTTCGCTGTTCAGTTTCATCCAGAATCAATCATGACTTTAGCAGAAGGAATCGGTCTAGCAATTATTAAAAATATAGTTAGTGCGTGTACAACTAAAAAATACGCTGCCATTGTTGCTGTTTGA